One Pelagicoccus sp. SDUM812003 genomic window carries:
- a CDS encoding glycosyltransferase family 2 protein — protein sequence MDSPLSRIPTISLAVPCHNEEQGLDAFLHRIHSVMKPLQEAYEIVLVDDGSSDGTWEKLVALQAGDERLKAVSLSRNFGKEAALTAAIRHCSGRAVIPIDADLQDPPELIPKMVELWREGYEVVTAQRGSRHADSSAKRLTARAFYRVFNLISQTTLPVDTGDFRLMDRKVVEAFQQLGERNRFLKGIFAWLGFRTATVSFDRDNRASGDSRFTPSSLMHLAGNGIFAFSSKPLRIWAYIGASVSGLAFAYAAFLFVRTLVSGVDVPGYASIMVVTLFLGGIQLIGLGVLGEYLGRVYDEVKARPLYVIRDRRGFPDKREEVERK from the coding sequence ATGGATTCCCCCTTATCCAGAATACCGACCATCTCCCTAGCCGTTCCCTGCCACAACGAGGAACAAGGATTGGATGCCTTCCTCCATCGAATCCACTCGGTCATGAAGCCTTTGCAGGAGGCCTACGAAATCGTCCTCGTCGACGACGGCAGCTCCGATGGCACCTGGGAAAAACTGGTCGCGCTGCAAGCGGGCGACGAACGGCTAAAAGCCGTTTCCCTCTCGCGAAACTTCGGCAAGGAAGCGGCTCTCACCGCAGCGATTCGGCATTGCAGCGGAAGAGCGGTCATCCCGATCGACGCCGACCTGCAGGACCCTCCGGAACTCATCCCAAAGATGGTCGAACTCTGGCGGGAGGGATACGAGGTGGTAACCGCCCAGCGGGGCTCTCGCCACGCCGACAGCAGCGCCAAACGGCTCACCGCTCGAGCCTTCTACCGCGTCTTCAATCTGATTTCCCAGACCACGCTCCCGGTGGACACAGGCGACTTTCGTCTGATGGACCGCAAAGTGGTCGAGGCCTTCCAGCAACTGGGGGAACGAAACCGCTTTCTCAAAGGCATCTTCGCCTGGCTGGGATTCCGAACCGCCACGGTGAGCTTCGATCGCGACAATCGAGCCAGCGGCGACTCCCGATTCACGCCCTCCAGCCTGATGCACCTAGCCGGGAACGGCATCTTCGCATTCAGTTCCAAACCCCTTCGCATCTGGGCCTACATCGGAGCCTCCGTGTCCGGACTGGCCTTCGCCTATGCAGCCTTTCTTTTCGTTCGCACCTTGGTCTCCGGCGTCGATGTGCCGGGCTACGCCTCCATCATGGTCGTCACCCTCTTCCTTGGCGGCATCCAGCTGATCGGACTCGGCGTCCTTGGCGAATACCTCGGTCGCGTCTATGACGAAGTGAAAGCTCGTCCGCTCTACGTGATTCGAGACCGACGCGGCTTTCCCGATAAGCGAGAGGAAGTCGAACGCAAGTAA
- a CDS encoding SLC5 family protein, with the protein MIQFLVFALITAAIAVLTYWKCRGARSSESGAKEYFLAGGGLSWIFVAGSLTLTNINTDTLVGWNGNQMLNVIWWELAGVPGLILLAKVFLPLYYKNDCTTVTELLERKYGEPSLRATVAFLFLLGNVVIFLPIMLYTSSLFLISLFGLHVPLMLVATVIAIAGALYAIFGGLRAVAVSDTYSGVLLFGMALLVVALALAAVDWDLSGLPAERLALIGDSSAPVPWHTLLTGMIFTQLYYWSVNQTITQRALAAKSLKEAQRGCYAAAVIRASIVPAIVIIPGLCAYKLYGDIGDATYGRIVSDTLPTWLSGAFAAAMVAATMTSFNSTLNSSAALYVCDLHQRFVNPKVNIGPLSVGVSIFFAILGIALVPAYMGAESIIQLIQQLIGLFSMPILAAFITGLLFKNVHARAVIASLFFGAGLYALLSFGWPAWHAAAPETRPAPWHFLHLMFINLWLCVGFALLLNSLFFKRRPAR; encoded by the coding sequence ATGATCCAGTTTCTCGTTTTCGCCCTGATCACGGCAGCAATCGCCGTCCTGACCTACTGGAAATGTCGCGGAGCTCGTTCTTCGGAATCGGGAGCCAAGGAGTATTTCCTGGCTGGAGGAGGACTGAGCTGGATCTTCGTCGCCGGCTCGCTGACCTTGACCAACATAAACACCGACACCCTAGTGGGCTGGAATGGGAACCAGATGCTGAACGTGATCTGGTGGGAGCTGGCTGGGGTGCCGGGGCTGATCCTGCTGGCGAAGGTCTTCCTGCCCCTTTATTACAAAAACGACTGCACCACGGTCACGGAACTGCTGGAGCGCAAGTACGGGGAACCCAGCCTGCGGGCCACCGTGGCCTTTCTCTTCCTTCTGGGAAACGTGGTCATTTTCCTGCCCATCATGCTCTATACGAGCTCGCTCTTCCTCATCTCCCTCTTCGGTCTGCACGTTCCCCTGATGCTGGTCGCCACCGTCATCGCCATCGCGGGCGCCCTCTACGCGATCTTCGGCGGGCTGCGGGCCGTGGCGGTTTCCGATACCTACAGCGGCGTGCTGCTTTTCGGCATGGCTTTGCTCGTAGTGGCTCTCGCCCTCGCGGCGGTCGACTGGGATCTCAGCGGGCTTCCCGCGGAACGCCTCGCTTTGATCGGCGACAGCTCCGCTCCGGTGCCTTGGCACACTTTGCTGACCGGTATGATCTTCACTCAGCTCTACTACTGGAGCGTGAACCAGACCATCACCCAGCGGGCCCTCGCCGCCAAGTCCTTGAAGGAAGCCCAGCGCGGCTGCTACGCTGCAGCGGTCATTCGCGCCTCCATCGTGCCTGCCATCGTCATCATCCCCGGCCTCTGCGCCTACAAGCTGTATGGAGATATTGGCGACGCAACCTACGGGCGCATCGTGTCGGACACCTTGCCGACGTGGCTCTCAGGGGCCTTCGCCGCCGCGATGGTCGCTGCCACCATGACCAGTTTCAATTCCACGCTAAACTCCTCCGCGGCGCTCTACGTCTGCGACCTGCATCAGCGCTTCGTCAATCCAAAGGTCAACATCGGCCCGCTCAGCGTGGGCGTATCCATTTTCTTCGCAATCCTGGGCATCGCGTTGGTGCCCGCCTACATGGGAGCGGAAAGCATCATTCAGCTCATTCAGCAGCTTATCGGGCTCTTCAGCATGCCGATCCTGGCGGCATTCATCACCGGTCTCCTTTTCAAGAACGTGCACGCGCGGGCGGTGATCGCCTCCCTCTTTTTCGGAGCTGGGCTCTACGCGCTGCTGTCATTCGGCTGGCCGGCCTGGCACGCAGCCGCTCCAGAGACTCGCCCCGCGCCATGGCATTTTCTGCACCTGATGTTCATCAACCTCTGGCTTTGCGTCGGCTTCGCCCTGCTGCTCAACTCCCTGTTTTTCAAACGACGTCCGGCCAGGTAG
- a CDS encoding rhodanese-related sulfurtransferase codes for MCQEKTLIVAYYKFVDLPDFELRRDLLQAICEENEVKGTILLAREGINSTMAGPEAGVEAVLDFLQSDPAIGPLTVKRSWAEEPPFYRMKVRLKKEIVRLGMPEVNPNEQVGEYVPPEKWNELISDPDVVLIDTRNDYEYEIGTFKGAVDPKTKSFREFPEYVKRELADKKDKKVAMFCTGGIRCEKSTSLLLKEGFEKVYHLEGGILNYLEKVDPAESMWEGDCFVFDNRVAVDHKLQKGDYEMCRACRHALTEEDLKSEKFVEGTSCPHCFDTLSEEQRVRAAERQKQVEISKALGRKHIGATQLEREAWRELKLAERKRSNEKRAEEDAGE; via the coding sequence ATGTGCCAAGAAAAGACTTTGATCGTTGCCTACTACAAGTTCGTGGACTTGCCAGACTTCGAACTCCGCCGAGACCTCTTGCAGGCAATTTGCGAGGAGAACGAGGTGAAGGGTACGATCCTGCTCGCTCGCGAAGGCATCAACTCCACCATGGCAGGCCCGGAAGCGGGAGTGGAGGCGGTTTTGGACTTTCTGCAGAGCGATCCTGCCATCGGACCACTGACCGTGAAGCGTTCTTGGGCGGAGGAGCCTCCGTTTTATCGCATGAAGGTGCGGCTGAAAAAGGAGATTGTGCGCTTGGGCATGCCGGAGGTGAACCCCAATGAGCAGGTGGGCGAGTACGTGCCGCCGGAGAAGTGGAACGAACTGATCAGCGATCCCGACGTGGTGCTGATCGACACGCGCAACGACTACGAATACGAGATCGGCACCTTCAAGGGAGCCGTCGACCCGAAGACCAAGAGCTTCCGCGAGTTTCCCGAATACGTGAAGAGGGAGCTGGCGGACAAGAAGGACAAGAAGGTGGCGATGTTCTGCACAGGCGGCATTCGTTGCGAAAAGTCGACATCGTTGCTGCTCAAGGAAGGTTTCGAGAAGGTGTATCACCTGGAGGGCGGAATCTTGAACTATTTGGAGAAGGTGGATCCTGCCGAGAGCATGTGGGAGGGGGACTGCTTCGTTTTCGACAATCGGGTGGCGGTCGACCACAAGCTGCAGAAGGGCGATTACGAAATGTGCCGTGCCTGTCGTCATGCCCTGACCGAGGAGGACCTGAAATCGGAAAAGTTCGTGGAGGGAACGAGCTGTCCCCATTGTTTCGATACGTTGAGCGAAGAGCAGCGGGTGCGGGCGGCGGAGCGACAGAAGCAGGTGGAAATCAGCAAGGCTCTCGGACGAAAGCACATCGGGGCAACGCAGCTCGAACGCGAGGCCTGGCGCGAGCTAAAGCTTGCCGAGCGTAAGAGGAGCAACGAGAAGCGAGCCGAAGAAGACGCTGGCGAATAA